From Mus musculus strain C57BL/6J chromosome 8, GRCm38.p6 C57BL/6J, a single genomic window includes:
- the Trappc2l gene encoding trafficking protein particle complex subunit 2-like protein, with the protein MAVCIAVIAKENYPLYIRSTPTESELKFHYMVHTSLDVVDEKISAMGKALVDQRELYLGLLYPTEDYKVYGYVTNSKVKFVMVVDSSNTALRDNEIRSMFRKLHNSYTDVMCNPFYNPGDRIQSRAFDTMVTSMMIQVC; encoded by the exons ATGGCGGTGTGCATCGCGGTGATCGCCAAGGAG AATTACCCTCTGTACATCCGAAGCACTCCGACAGAGAGTGAGCTCAAGTTCCACTACATGGTGCACACGTCTCTGGATGTGGTAGACGAGAAGATCTCTGCCATGGGGAAAGCACTGGTGGACCAGAGGGAGCTGTACCTGGGCCTGCTCTACCCCACCGAGGACTACAAGGT ATATGGGTATGTGACCAATTCCAAGGTGAAATTTGTCATGGTCGTGGATTCCTCCAATACAGCCCTTCGGGACAACGAGATCCGCAGT ATGTTCCGGAAGCTGCATAACTCTTACACAGATGTGATGTGCAACCCCTTCTACAACCCGGGAGACCGCATCCAGTCAAG GGCCTTTGATACCATGGTGACTTCCATGATGATCCAGGTGTGCTGA